Proteins from one Impatiens glandulifera chromosome 2, dImpGla2.1, whole genome shotgun sequence genomic window:
- the LOC124927238 gene encoding carbonic anhydrase 2-like isoform X2 — translation MSTDSYEEAITELQKLLSEKNDLEWVAAAKIKQLTADLEAIAVKQFDPVDRLKTGFARFKTEKYEKNPALFGALAKGQSPKFMVFACSDSRVCPSHVLDFEPGEAFVVRNIANMVPPYDKTKHSGVGAAIEYAVLHLKVEDIVVIGHSCCGGIKGLMSIPDDGSTNSEFIENWVKICLPAKAIVKAEYDGKDFAEQCTNCEKEAVNVSLGNLLTYPFVREGVLKKTLSIKGAHYDFVKCSFETWNLDYGVSPFHSI, via the exons TGAGAAAAACGATTTGGAATGGGTGGCTGCGGCGAAGATCAAGCAATTGACGGCGGATCTGGAGGCTATTGCCGTTAAACAGTTCGATCCGGTCGATAGGCTCAAGACTGGATTTGCTCGTTTCAAAACTGAGAAATATGA AAAGAATCCTGCTCTGTTTGGAGCACTAGCCAAAGGCCAAAGTCCCAAG TTCATGGTGTTTGCATGCTCAGATTCCAGAGTTTGTCCATCTCATGTTCTTGACTTTGAACCTGGTGAAGCTTTTGTGGTCAGGAACATTGCCAATATGGTTCCTCCTTATGATAAG ACAAAGCACTCAGGGGTGGGAGCAGCCATTGAATATGCGGTACTGCATCTTAAG GTGGAGGATATTGTGGTGATTGGACACAGTTGTTGTGGAGGGATTAAAGGGCTGATGTCTATTCCGGATGATGGGTCCACCAATag TGAATTCATTGAGAACTGGGTGAAAATATGTCTGCCGGCAAAGGCTATAGTGAAAGCAGAGTATGATGGAAAAGATTTTGCTGAGCAATGCACTAACTGTGAAAag GAAGCTGTGAATGTATCACTTGGGAACTTACTAACGTACCCATTTGTGAGAGAGGGTGTTTTAAAGAAGACACTTTCTATCAAAGGAGCACACTATGACTTTGTCAAGTGTTCGTTTGAGACTTGGAATCTGGATTATGGCGTTTCTCCCTTTCACTCTATCTGA
- the LOC124926333 gene encoding spermidine synthase 1-like: MADESGVASIAVDLPVKRAREEDQTNDNTLPVSSVPVGMEEDDNNNVGKDSKYISTVIPGWFSEISPMWPGEAHSLKVEKILFQGKSDYQDVMVFQSSTYGKVLILDGVIQLTERDECAYQEMITHLPLCSISNPKKVLVIGGGDGGVLREVARHSSVEQIDICEIDKMVVDVSKEYFPAVAVGYNDPRVNLHIGDGVAFLKATPKGTYDAVIVDSSDPIGPAQELFEKPFFQSISNALRPGGVVCTQAESIWLHMKLIEDIVSNCRSVFKGSVNYAWTTVPTYPSGVIGFMLCSNEGPQVDFKHPVNKIDDDDSKGPLKFYNSEIHEAAFCLPSFAKKVIDSKAK; the protein is encoded by the exons ATGGCGGACGAGAGCGGTGTCGCTTCTATTGCTGTTGATTTGCCAGTGAAGAGAGCCAGAGAGGAAGACCAGACCAACGATAACACTCTACCTGTATCCTCTGTTCCCGTTGGAATGGAAGAGGACGACAACAATAATGTCGGCAAGGACTCGAAGTATATATCCACAGTCATTCCCGGATGGTTTTCTGAGATCAGCCCAATGTGGCCTG GCGAAGCACATTCACTGAAGGTTGAAAAGATCTTGTTCCAGGGAAAGTCTGATTACCAGGATGTTATGGTCTTTCAG TCTTCAACTTATGGAAAGGTCCTTATTCTGGATGGTGTCATACAATTGACAGAGAGGGATGAATGTGCATATCAAGAGATGATAACCCATCTCCCACTTTGCTCAATTTCCAACCCGAAGAAG GTCTTGGTTATTGGAGGAGGGGACGGTGGTGTATTGCGTGAAGTGGCTCGTCATAGTTCTGTTGAGCAGATAGATATCTGTGAAATCGACAAGATGGTAGTCGAT GTCTCTAAAGAATATTTTCCAGCTGTAGCAGTAGGATATAATGATCCCAGGGTGAACCTACATATTGGTGATG GAGTTGCCTTCTTGAAAGCTACTCCAAAAGGCACTTATGATGCAGTCATAGTTGATTCCTCCGATCCAATAG GACCTGCACAAGAGCTGTTTGAAAAGCCTTTCTTTCAATCTATATCAAATGCTCTTCGTCCTGGAGGTGTGGTTTGCACACAGGCTGAAAGCATATGGCTTCATATGAAGTTAATTGAAGATATTGTGTCGAACTGCAGATCGGTTTTCAAAGGCTCTGTAAACTATGCATGGACAACAGTTCCTACTTACCCAAG TGGGGTAATTGGTTTCATGCTTTGCTCCAATGAGGGTCCACAAGTGGATTTCAAGCACCCCGTGAACAAgatagatgatgatgattcaaAGGGTCCATTGAAGTTCTACAATTCAGAG ATTCATGAAGCTGCATTCTGTTTGCCATCCTTTGCAAAGAAGGTGATTGACTCCAAGGCTAAATGA